A region from the Paludicola sp. MB14-C6 genome encodes:
- a CDS encoding AAA family ATPase: MITEDILKWVATLPKWQQKLGHLIIEKKHVTEVELNEIYNVFKVENSLSIGKYFGDDIQLYKFETDAYPVVKWQGVKDLHGVNRLKSGVELYVSDGLTIIYGENGSGKSGYTRLINNAFVSRGDQEILSNVYLDKPDDISAVFQFCIDGIPKEYKYPEEKEKYPFMTIRSFDSKSASDDMNRESTIDFAPSELSFFDLFLSGCLAIQDKLNNERKSVKLENPTLKYFPNEGKALIQMKALSANSNIDEIRKSFTISKDEEVFVEKIKSEKANLISLNINKQVELIDKVVIVLESAIKKYNLFAAAVSKDNIDIYNQQIIFLQKCRVLHDTVGTTLFEKDDVELIGSQEWKEFISSAKKYYDLISKHNICPLCGHEIEEKNLIFKYWKYLESDAESNLKTAQEAIRLSREGLDNLELSFLVESSVQEQWLLENYRDEEEQISVAFKTANQIKNAIIKDIESESAISVVALPKINIQDLIKKIEDKKRDLNKDSINKRISECQNIENEYIDKIKVTELLPIVSKYLEQLKWDMTAENSKIKTNNITIKQKELFEKYVTEDYLKEFKEECKKLNADFDVEITSRGSSGHTLKKLQIKGVAPGKVLSEGEQRAISIACFLTEVHMDMRNTGIVLDDPVCSLDHKRRSLIVNRLIEEAMLRQVVIFTHEITFFMEIKTESERKNINFNQVTIRNFFNEPGDISPIIPWQGMTVKDRTGKLKNDLQGIVAVFNKGDMDMYYYKAKEWCELLRESWERAVEEILLNDAIQRYNPCVQTQRLKKAPFTQELYCELESGMTECSAWCHDQARAINGNIPSIEDLRKYIDSFEKYWKENKPR, translated from the coding sequence TTGATTACAGAAGATATATTAAAATGGGTAGCAACTTTACCTAAGTGGCAACAGAAGTTAGGACATTTGATAATTGAGAAGAAGCATGTGACAGAGGTTGAGCTTAATGAAATATATAACGTTTTCAAAGTGGAGAATTCATTAAGTATAGGAAAATACTTTGGTGATGATATACAATTATACAAGTTTGAGACTGATGCCTATCCTGTCGTAAAGTGGCAAGGGGTTAAAGATTTACATGGGGTCAACAGATTGAAATCTGGTGTTGAATTATACGTTTCAGACGGATTAACCATAATCTATGGAGAAAATGGAAGTGGAAAATCCGGCTATACAAGACTAATAAACAACGCGTTTGTATCGAGAGGTGACCAAGAAATCCTTTCAAATGTCTATTTAGATAAACCAGATGACATATCAGCAGTCTTTCAATTTTGTATAGATGGGATTCCGAAGGAGTATAAATATCCAGAAGAAAAAGAGAAATACCCTTTTATGACAATAAGAAGTTTTGACTCAAAAAGTGCATCTGATGACATGAATCGAGAATCAACAATAGATTTTGCGCCAAGCGAATTGTCGTTCTTCGATCTATTTTTGTCTGGTTGCTTAGCGATTCAAGATAAACTGAATAATGAGAGAAAATCTGTTAAATTAGAAAATCCGACGTTGAAGTACTTCCCCAACGAGGGAAAAGCTTTAATTCAGATGAAAGCTCTTTCAGCAAATTCAAATATAGATGAAATCAGAAAAAGTTTTACTATTTCAAAAGATGAAGAAGTATTCGTTGAGAAGATCAAGAGCGAAAAAGCAAATCTTATTTCATTGAATATAAATAAACAAGTAGAGCTGATTGATAAAGTTGTTATTGTTTTAGAAAGTGCGATAAAGAAATACAATTTATTTGCGGCGGCTGTATCAAAAGATAATATTGATATTTATAATCAACAGATCATATTTTTACAAAAATGCAGAGTATTACATGATACCGTAGGGACGACGTTATTTGAAAAAGATGACGTTGAACTTATTGGTTCACAAGAATGGAAAGAGTTTATAAGTTCTGCAAAAAAATATTATGATCTTATTTCCAAGCATAACATCTGTCCTTTATGTGGTCACGAAATAGAAGAGAAAAATTTGATTTTCAAATATTGGAAATACTTAGAGAGTGATGCGGAAAGTAATTTGAAAACTGCGCAGGAAGCAATTCGTCTTTCGAGAGAAGGACTTGACAATCTGGAACTCTCATTTCTGGTAGAATCATCCGTTCAGGAGCAATGGCTGTTGGAAAATTATAGAGATGAAGAGGAACAAATTTCTGTAGCTTTTAAGACTGCAAATCAAATAAAAAATGCAATTATAAAGGATATTGAAAGCGAAAGTGCTATTAGTGTAGTCGCACTTCCAAAAATAAATATTCAAGATCTCATCAAAAAAATTGAGGATAAGAAGAGAGATCTCAACAAAGACAGTATAAATAAGCGTATTTCGGAATGTCAAAACATAGAAAATGAATACATAGATAAAATCAAGGTAACTGAACTCTTGCCAATTGTAAGTAAATATTTAGAACAATTAAAGTGGGATATGACTGCTGAGAATAGTAAAATAAAGACCAACAATATTACGATTAAACAGAAAGAATTATTTGAAAAGTATGTAACCGAGGATTATCTAAAAGAATTCAAGGAAGAGTGCAAAAAACTTAACGCAGATTTTGATGTAGAAATAACTTCTCGAGGAAGTAGCGGTCATACATTAAAAAAACTGCAGATTAAAGGAGTGGCACCTGGAAAAGTTTTAAGTGAAGGAGAACAAAGGGCTATTTCTATTGCATGTTTTCTTACAGAAGTACATATGGATATGAGAAATACAGGTATTGTATTAGATGATCCAGTGTGCTCCTTGGACCACAAGAGAAGAAGCCTTATTGTGAATAGGCTTATAGAAGAAGCTATGCTCCGACAAGTTGTAATTTTTACACATGAAATAACATTTTTTATGGAGATTAAAACGGAATCAGAGAGAAAAAATATAAATTTTAATCAGGTAACAATTCGAAATTTTTTTAATGAACCGGGAGATATATCACCTATTATACCTTGGCAAGGTATGACTGTTAAGGATAGAACAGGAAAACTAAAAAACGACTTACAGGGTATAGTTGCGGTATTCAATAAAGGCGATATGGATATGTATTATTATAAAGCAAAGGAATGGTGTGAACTTTTAAGAGAAAGCTGGGAAAGAGCCGTCGAAGAAATTTTATTAAATGATGCAATACAAAGATATAATCCTTGTGTGCAAACACAACGACTCAAAAAAGCACCTTTTACGCAAGAATTGTATTGTGAATTGGAAAGTGGAATGACAGAGTGTTCTGCTTGGTGCCATGATCAAGCACGTGCAATCAATGGAAATATCCCAAGTATAGAAGATTTAAGAAAATACATCGATTCTTTTGAAAAATATTGGAAGGAAAACAAACCGAGATAA